A single window of Syntrophus aciditrophicus SB DNA harbors:
- a CDS encoding sugar transferase, which translates to MGISISISGVLKQEAKPVSDFFKRIFDIVVSLTVLVLCAPFFALIALAITRETPGPVFYRGARVGRGGKCFKILKFRTMYENPQSYAGPRVTAQDDIRVTPLGHWLRDTKLNEFPQFWNVLKGEMSLVGPRPEDPTLATEWPAEVAREILSVRPGITSPSSVMYRDEESLLCADNLINQYLCDLSPNKIRLDQLYVRHRSFLLDLDTMLWTVLLLLPRLRAYSPPESFLIVGPVTRLIKRHVSWYILDFLVLLFSIGISVMLLRDVAPIRIDWIALLEMAFAYLALYSLIAVKTGANLTRWDKATNRDAARLTMAWLIATAAVVAIHFAVGITSDLRRILILMSSIFFLTGMLLARYRSRVLIGLLRSIVIRRTKAKATAERVLIVGSGRTAEHVLWLLDHPSYSLKYQVAGIIDDDLFSQGMKVYGVKVVGETNNIAGIVKEKDVGLVILADHRLDESSYSLLREALKDIPVRIAVAPDLYGSMEGLSRAVSGGPSTPALDSFQCRHCLARIRSHVETPADGK; encoded by the coding sequence ATGGGAATCAGCATCAGCATTTCGGGTGTTTTAAAGCAGGAAGCCAAACCCGTTAGTGATTTCTTCAAGAGAATTTTCGACATCGTCGTCTCGTTGACGGTGCTGGTTCTCTGTGCGCCTTTTTTTGCCCTCATCGCGTTGGCGATCACGCGCGAAACACCCGGTCCCGTCTTCTATCGAGGCGCGCGCGTCGGGCGGGGAGGGAAGTGCTTCAAGATCCTCAAATTCCGCACCATGTACGAGAATCCCCAGAGCTATGCCGGCCCGAGGGTCACCGCGCAGGACGACATCCGGGTCACACCGCTCGGGCACTGGCTGAGGGACACCAAGCTGAATGAGTTCCCACAGTTCTGGAACGTCCTCAAAGGGGAGATGAGCCTGGTCGGTCCGCGTCCCGAAGACCCGACACTCGCCACGGAATGGCCAGCTGAGGTGGCGCGGGAAATCCTGTCCGTCCGCCCCGGCATCACCAGTCCTTCCTCCGTCATGTATCGGGACGAGGAAAGCCTGCTGTGCGCCGACAATCTCATCAATCAGTATCTGTGCGACCTGAGCCCCAACAAGATCCGGCTTGACCAGCTCTACGTGCGCCATCGCTCCTTCCTGCTCGATCTCGATACGATGCTCTGGACGGTCCTGCTTTTACTGCCCCGGCTTAGGGCCTATTCCCCTCCGGAATCGTTTTTGATCGTGGGTCCAGTTACCCGCCTGATCAAGCGCCACGTGAGCTGGTATATTCTGGACTTTCTTGTTCTGCTTTTCTCGATCGGGATTTCGGTCATGCTGCTGCGGGACGTCGCTCCCATCAGAATAGACTGGATCGCGCTGCTGGAGATGGCCTTTGCCTACCTGGCGCTCTACAGCCTGATCGCCGTCAAGACGGGGGCCAATCTGACCCGCTGGGACAAGGCCACCAACCGCGATGCCGCCCGTCTCACCATGGCGTGGCTTATCGCCACGGCGGCCGTGGTGGCGATCCATTTCGCGGTAGGGATTACATCCGACCTGAGACGGATCCTGATACTGATGTCTTCCATCTTCTTCCTGACGGGAATGCTGCTCGCCCGTTACCGGAGCCGCGTGCTGATCGGGCTGCTCCGGAGCATCGTGATCCGCCGGACCAAGGCGAAGGCCACGGCGGAACGCGTCCTGATCGTGGGCTCCGGGCGGACCGCCGAGCACGTCCTCTGGCTCCTTGATCATCCGTCCTATTCCCTGAAGTATCAGGTTGCGGGCATCATCGACGATGACCTCTTTTCGCAGGGGATGAAAGTCTACGGTGTCAAAGTGGTCGGCGAAACGAATAACATCGCCGGGATCGTTAAGGAAAAGGATGTCGGCTTAGTCATCCTGGCGGACCATCGCCTCGATGAGTCAAGCTATAGTCTATTGCGCGAAGCCCTGAAGGACATTCCCGTCAGGATCGCCGTTGCGCCCGACCTCTACGGTTCCATGGAAGGTCTGTCCCGGGCCGTGTCGGGCGGCCCTTCGACGCCTGCCCTCGACAGCTTTCAGTGTCGCCACTGTCTGGCCAGAATCCGCTCCCACGTGGAGACGCCGGCCGACGGGAAGTAA
- a CDS encoding O-antigen ligase family protein encodes MSQLEISPVESTSESASEYSSFYVWTISGAAFVYVIVAFGLSAIPSLSRLALYASVMLLAMLILSMGKLKLSLWMLVLTLFYLYLALPALALSNVPIYRLSTLTTVFLGTLSIGIALQNRMLSYKALTYGAIAAAIINVVAIFAGVETSSHDVEAIGRYSGLMGNANALAISMALAAFLIWLYPERFSRQVRALGIFLVLYGMYITGSIKGVLMAMALFALVFMNHLVKLSMVRILAYLSAAAAAVLALYGGLTAIAAKYSTQIVAIDRILTAFAGENASINARLSMIDFGLNLWEKAPVFGYGLNQFATLSKTGSYAHNNYIELAVSGGIIALIFFYALYVIIACNALKQSKDFCIRLLLLVATLFMIDTAAVSFLDKGIMCMVGVLLAVSSEEKAEESDRYQT; translated from the coding sequence ATGAGTCAGTTAGAAATTTCACCAGTAGAGTCTACGTCGGAGTCTGCATCGGAATATTCCTCGTTCTATGTCTGGACGATATCCGGGGCAGCCTTCGTTTATGTCATCGTTGCCTTCGGCCTGAGCGCCATCCCGAGTCTGTCGCGCCTGGCGCTTTATGCATCCGTGATGCTTCTGGCGATGCTGATTCTCAGCATGGGAAAACTCAAACTGTCGCTCTGGATGCTCGTGTTGACGCTGTTTTACCTTTATCTCGCCCTGCCCGCATTGGCTTTGAGCAATGTGCCCATCTACAGACTCAGCACTCTTACCACGGTATTTCTGGGGACGCTATCGATCGGCATTGCTCTGCAAAACAGAATGCTATCCTACAAAGCGTTAACCTATGGAGCGATCGCCGCCGCGATTATCAATGTTGTGGCTATCTTCGCCGGAGTGGAAACATCCAGTCATGATGTTGAAGCCATAGGACGTTACTCGGGACTGATGGGAAACGCCAACGCCCTTGCCATCAGTATGGCCCTGGCTGCATTTCTGATATGGCTCTACCCCGAGCGCTTCAGTCGACAGGTCCGGGCGCTGGGAATATTCCTGGTGCTGTACGGAATGTATATCACGGGGTCGATCAAAGGCGTCCTGATGGCGATGGCATTGTTCGCCCTGGTTTTCATGAACCACCTGGTGAAGCTCAGCATGGTCAGAATCCTGGCCTATCTCTCCGCGGCCGCCGCGGCTGTCCTGGCGCTTTACGGGGGCCTTACGGCAATTGCCGCGAAATACAGCACACAGATCGTCGCGATTGACCGGATTCTGACCGCTTTTGCCGGAGAGAATGCCTCCATCAACGCGCGACTGTCCATGATCGATTTCGGCCTGAACCTGTGGGAGAAAGCGCCTGTATTCGGATATGGACTCAATCAGTTTGCGACTCTCAGTAAAACCGGTTCCTATGCCCATAACAATTATATTGAACTTGCCGTATCCGGCGGCATTATCGCGTTGATCTTCTTTTACGCCCTGTACGTCATAATCGCGTGCAACGCGCTGAAACAGTCCAAGGATTTTTGCATCCGCCTCCTGTTGCTCGTGGCGACTCTTTTCATGATCGATACCGCAGCCGTTTCCTTTTTAGACAAAGGGATCATGTGCATGGTGGGCGTTCTGCTCGCTGTTTCCTCCGAAGAAAAGGCAGAGGAAAGCGATAGATATCAAACGTGA
- a CDS encoding oligosaccharide flippase family protein, which translates to MMPISSLNRPLEFVSGLLADTTLTKKAYLNTLASMLEYATSLLVGFFLTPYMVKGLGDYSFGLWQVLSRLIGYLSPASGRPTHALKWTLANQQASSDYEQKRRYVGSALAVWAIFLPVVLGLGCIVAWFVPVWIKAPAEFVWTVRVVAFVLVSNILLDALSSIPQGVLQGENLGYKRMGITAGLVLFGGGVTWFAIYLKTGIVGVSFSVLLKTVLAGIVLFLIVSRYVKWFGFAKPLKTDMHVMLGRSGWFLGWNLVTTLLIASDVVVLGLCSSIVAVTNYSLTKYVPEMMISIIANIIFAIMPGLGGIIGAGDLKRAVRLRSEILSFVWLVVTVIGASVLLLNRSFLELWVGTGRFSGALPHLLIVVGVMQLIFIRSDANIIDLTLNLSQKVLLGLLSVAISISAASVMVGYFHMGVVGLCLGIMSGRLILTAGYPLLISRFLDIPLSAQMKGVVRPMLVTILLFGSALFLDNLLQTMRWPGLHSWIGFFLSAAFAGAVVLMLSFFGGLTPEQRESISRRVHRAIT; encoded by the coding sequence ATGATGCCTATTTCGAGTCTTAACCGCCCATTGGAATTTGTCTCCGGCCTGCTGGCGGACACTACCCTGACCAAGAAGGCCTATCTCAATACCCTGGCGTCCATGCTGGAGTATGCTACGTCTTTGCTTGTCGGTTTTTTTCTGACGCCGTACATGGTGAAAGGGCTCGGAGATTATTCGTTCGGACTGTGGCAGGTTTTGAGTCGTCTGATCGGCTACCTCTCGCCGGCGAGCGGCCGCCCGACTCACGCGTTGAAATGGACGCTGGCCAATCAGCAGGCTTCATCGGACTATGAGCAGAAACGACGCTATGTCGGCAGTGCGTTGGCCGTATGGGCGATTTTCCTCCCGGTCGTGCTCGGACTGGGTTGCATCGTTGCCTGGTTTGTCCCCGTCTGGATCAAGGCGCCCGCCGAATTTGTCTGGACCGTGCGCGTTGTCGCTTTCGTGCTTGTGTCAAACATCCTGCTGGACGCGCTTTCATCGATACCCCAGGGGGTTCTGCAGGGTGAAAATCTGGGCTACAAGCGCATGGGGATCACGGCCGGTCTGGTTCTGTTCGGGGGAGGGGTGACATGGTTTGCCATTTATCTCAAAACCGGCATTGTCGGCGTGAGTTTTTCCGTTCTGCTGAAAACGGTTCTGGCGGGCATCGTCCTGTTTCTGATTGTCAGCCGTTACGTGAAATGGTTTGGATTCGCCAAGCCCCTGAAAACGGATATGCACGTCATGCTGGGACGCAGCGGCTGGTTTCTCGGCTGGAATCTCGTAACGACTCTGCTGATCGCCAGTGATGTCGTGGTTCTGGGGCTGTGCAGCTCGATTGTGGCGGTGACGAACTATTCCCTCACCAAATACGTTCCTGAGATGATGATCAGCATTATCGCCAACATCATCTTCGCCATCATGCCGGGGCTGGGCGGCATTATCGGCGCCGGCGACCTGAAAAGAGCCGTCCGCCTGCGCAGCGAGATTCTGTCCTTTGTCTGGCTTGTTGTAACGGTTATCGGCGCAAGCGTCCTGCTGTTGAACCGGTCTTTTCTCGAACTATGGGTGGGAACGGGCCGGTTTTCCGGCGCCCTGCCTCATCTGCTGATCGTCGTCGGGGTTATGCAGCTGATTTTCATCCGAAGCGACGCCAACATCATCGACCTGACTCTTAACCTCAGCCAAAAAGTCCTGCTGGGTTTATTGTCTGTAGCCATTTCGATTTCCGCCGCCAGCGTGATGGTAGGATACTTTCATATGGGAGTTGTCGGCTTGTGCCTCGGAATCATGAGTGGCCGCCTGATTTTAACAGCGGGCTATCCCCTGCTCATCAGCCGCTTTCTGGATATTCCGCTGTCCGCGCAGATGAAAGGCGTGGTCAGACCCATGCTGGTCACGATCCTGCTGTTCGGCAGCGCGCTTTTTCTCGATAACCTGCTGCAGACGATGCGCTGGCCGGGTTTGCACAGCTGGATCGGCTTTTTCCTTTCCGCGGCATTTGCCGGTGCGGTCGTTCTGATGTTATCTTTCTTTGGAGGCCTGACGCCGGAGCAGCGGGAGAGCATTTCCCGTCGGGTTCACAGGGCAATTACTTAG
- a CDS encoding AAA family ATPase, with the protein MKKPLLIVELAGPAGVGKSTLTRALSESNANIRIGEVPYIRDGRNSGFYLWNALLLFPVFAAVALDRSDRALTPQQMVAMTILKGWRRRLRDADSGEGKVIVLDQGPVHMLSDLLRFGHKNLRSTASSWWDRTCRDWAEILDVIVCLDAPDHLLLKRVRTRETKNHRIKTYGDEEAVRFLAMCRRTQNETLSSLRACSRELNVVEFDTSQLSLGDTIEKIRTLFLNSIKKQR; encoded by the coding sequence ATGAAAAAGCCCCTCCTTATCGTTGAGCTGGCCGGCCCCGCCGGAGTGGGAAAATCGACTTTGACCAGAGCGTTGAGCGAATCCAATGCAAACATCCGGATCGGTGAGGTCCCATACATCCGCGACGGAAGAAATTCCGGTTTTTATCTCTGGAATGCGCTTCTGCTGTTTCCCGTTTTCGCCGCGGTTGCCCTTGACAGAAGCGACCGGGCGCTTACGCCTCAGCAGATGGTGGCCATGACCATCCTCAAGGGATGGCGCCGGCGGCTGAGAGACGCGGATTCAGGAGAGGGCAAAGTGATTGTTCTGGACCAGGGACCTGTTCACATGCTGTCCGATCTGCTGCGATTCGGTCATAAAAATCTGCGCTCCACGGCTTCTTCCTGGTGGGATCGGACCTGTCGGGATTGGGCTGAAATCCTGGATGTGATCGTTTGTCTCGACGCGCCCGACCATCTTCTGCTGAAACGCGTGAGAACAAGGGAAACGAAAAACCATCGGATCAAGACATACGGCGATGAGGAGGCTGTCCGGTTTCTGGCGATGTGCCGCCGGACGCAGAACGAAACCCTCTCATCCCTGCGCGCCTGTTCCCGTGAGTTGAACGTGGTTGAGTTCGATACCTCCCAGCTGTCCCTGGGCGACACGATAGAAAAAATCCGGACACTGTTTCTAAATTCCATCAAAAAGCAGAGATGA
- a CDS encoding sugar phosphate nucleotidyltransferase, which yields MKAVVLAGGKGARLAPYTKILPKPLMPIGDMPILEVLLRQMKVAGIDHVILTVGHLSELLRAFFQDGSQFGVDISYSYEKCPLGTAGPISLIDGLDETFLVTNGDVLTTLSLRELIGFHREQKAAATIAVHQRQTKIDLGVIQWNGNYEVKGYIEKPVYDYTVSMGVYVFEPKVLSYIPHGEYLDFPDLVKKLIAAGEKVVGYRFHGYWEDLGRPDDYERASRDFESMREQFLPGMECRG from the coding sequence ATGAAAGCCGTAGTCCTGGCAGGCGGAAAAGGCGCACGCCTCGCGCCTTACACAAAAATTCTTCCCAAACCGTTAATGCCCATAGGGGACATGCCCATTCTGGAAGTCCTCCTGCGGCAGATGAAAGTGGCCGGGATCGACCATGTCATCCTCACCGTGGGACATCTGTCCGAACTCCTGCGCGCCTTCTTCCAGGACGGCAGTCAATTCGGCGTCGACATTTCCTACAGCTACGAAAAATGTCCGCTTGGAACCGCCGGGCCGATCTCCCTGATCGACGGCCTGGACGAGACGTTCCTGGTGACCAACGGCGACGTGCTAACCACCCTGAGCCTGCGCGAGCTGATCGGCTTTCACCGGGAGCAGAAAGCCGCCGCGACCATCGCCGTCCATCAGAGGCAGACGAAGATCGACCTGGGCGTCATCCAGTGGAACGGCAACTACGAAGTGAAAGGCTACATCGAAAAGCCGGTCTATGACTACACCGTCAGCATGGGGGTTTATGTGTTCGAGCCGAAGGTCCTTTCCTATATCCCCCACGGGGAATACCTCGATTTTCCCGATCTGGTGAAAAAGCTGATCGCCGCCGGCGAAAAAGTGGTCGGCTACCGGTTCCACGGCTACTGGGAAGATCTGGGGCGGCCGGATGATTACGAGAGGGCGTCGCGCGACTTTGAAAGCATGCGCGAACAGTTCCTTCCTGGCATGGAATGCAGAGGGTGA
- a CDS encoding SDR family NAD(P)-dependent oxidoreductase: MGSFWADKKVLVTGAGGFIGSHLVERLAGEGASVRAFVRYNSRADAGLLKLAPPEILSRIELIGGDLRDSDAVRKAVEGCRIVFHLGALISIPYSYYHPVEVAETNLMGTLNVLLACRDLGVERLIHTSTSEVYGTAQRVPIDEAHPLQGQSPYSASKIGADKLAESFFCAFSVPVVTVRPFNTFGPRQSARAVIPTIITQVLARQSIRLGNLETTRDFTYVDDTVSGFLCAAQKEGIEGMTFNLGTGSEIAIGVLARTIIEKIGVPVSVELDPERLRPEGSEVMRLLSDNSRARSQLGWGPEVGLDEGLNRTIAWIRENLGNYRIGVYEL, from the coding sequence ATGGGAAGTTTCTGGGCGGATAAGAAAGTGCTGGTAACCGGCGCCGGTGGATTTATCGGCAGTCACCTGGTGGAGCGGCTTGCCGGGGAAGGGGCTTCAGTGCGGGCCTTCGTCCGCTACAACTCCCGTGCCGACGCGGGGCTGCTCAAGCTGGCGCCTCCGGAGATTCTTTCCCGCATCGAGCTGATCGGCGGAGATCTGCGGGATTCCGATGCCGTGCGCAAGGCCGTGGAAGGCTGCCGGATTGTGTTCCACCTGGGTGCGCTCATTTCCATTCCCTATTCCTATTATCATCCCGTGGAAGTGGCCGAGACGAATCTCATGGGGACGTTGAACGTGCTTCTCGCCTGCCGCGACCTCGGCGTGGAGCGCCTGATCCACACGTCCACCAGCGAAGTCTATGGCACCGCCCAGCGCGTCCCCATCGACGAGGCGCATCCCCTCCAGGGGCAGTCCCCCTATTCCGCCAGCAAGATCGGGGCGGACAAACTGGCGGAGAGCTTCTTCTGCGCCTTCAGCGTGCCGGTGGTGACCGTCCGTCCCTTCAACACATTCGGCCCGCGCCAGTCCGCCCGCGCAGTCATCCCCACGATCATCACCCAGGTGCTTGCCCGGCAGAGCATCCGTCTGGGAAATCTCGAAACCACCCGTGATTTCACCTACGTAGACGACACCGTCAGCGGTTTTCTCTGTGCCGCGCAGAAGGAGGGCATCGAAGGCATGACCTTCAACCTGGGGACGGGGTCGGAGATTGCGATCGGCGTTCTTGCCCGGACAATCATCGAAAAAATCGGAGTCCCCGTTTCAGTCGAACTGGATCCGGAGCGGCTCCGTCCGGAAGGCTCCGAGGTGATGCGGCTTCTGTCCGACAATTCGCGGGCCCGTTCCCAACTCGGGTGGGGGCCCGAAGTGGGCCTGGATGAAGGACTCAACAGGACCATCGCCTGGATTCGGGAGAATCTGGGGAATTACCGCATCGGCGTTTATGAATTATAG
- a CDS encoding cytoplasmic protein — protein MMTDQKTLKIVEDLCGALAEEKVDYCHWKSNEALDRSASGDNDLDLLIGRADVRKLTEILYRLDFREARSDMDGRLPGILNYYGFDTGTGRLIHVHAHYQLVLGSDLSKNYRIPIERAYLDSSVQTELFRVPAPEFELVIFVLRMAFKHISWDSVLLRHGSLSPSEYRELAYLATPENLGKVGEVLRECLPYLDQDLFDACLQSLKPGCPLAKRVWTGQRLQRRLEACSRYPQALDIVSKFSRRLWAPVQSRILRRTFKRRVTHGGLLIAIVGGDGAGKTTVIEEVHKWLGRKFDVMKLHMGKPARSRTTILGSGFLKIGTMLGLYPATADLYAEEAEFPGYPFLIRMVFLAYDRYLTYLKARRFASNGGLVICDRYFLADLLTMDGPRCKMMAKAFNRSNFFMNWLIRIEASCYEKMMSPDLLIVLRLNPEIAVQRKTDETAVSVRARSTSIWEYDWSKTSACVVDSSRPKEEVLAQVQSLIWRYL, from the coding sequence ATGATGACTGATCAGAAAACACTCAAGATTGTAGAAGACCTTTGCGGCGCGCTGGCGGAAGAAAAAGTCGATTATTGCCACTGGAAAAGCAACGAGGCCCTTGATCGTTCCGCCAGCGGCGACAATGATCTTGACCTGCTGATCGGCCGCGCCGATGTGCGGAAGCTCACCGAAATCTTATACCGCCTCGATTTTCGCGAAGCGCGGTCGGATATGGATGGAAGACTTCCGGGCATCCTTAATTATTATGGTTTCGATACCGGAACCGGACGCCTGATTCATGTCCACGCCCATTATCAACTGGTATTGGGAAGCGATCTGTCAAAGAATTATCGGATTCCGATCGAGCGGGCTTATCTGGATTCATCTGTGCAGACGGAGCTGTTCCGCGTTCCGGCCCCCGAGTTTGAACTGGTGATTTTTGTTCTGCGGATGGCGTTCAAACATATCAGCTGGGATTCGGTTCTTTTGCGGCATGGAAGCCTCTCCCCTTCCGAGTACCGCGAACTCGCCTATCTGGCGACTCCGGAGAATCTGGGGAAAGTCGGCGAAGTGCTGAGAGAGTGCCTGCCGTATCTTGATCAGGATTTGTTCGATGCCTGCCTGCAATCACTGAAGCCGGGCTGTCCCCTTGCAAAACGCGTCTGGACGGGACAGCGCCTTCAACGGAGACTGGAAGCCTGCTCCCGTTACCCGCAGGCTCTCGATATCGTCTCGAAGTTTTCGCGCCGACTGTGGGCGCCTGTTCAATCACGCATCCTTCGGCGGACTTTTAAGCGGCGCGTCACCCACGGGGGGTTGCTGATCGCCATTGTAGGCGGGGACGGCGCGGGCAAGACAACCGTAATCGAGGAAGTCCATAAATGGCTTGGCAGAAAATTCGATGTGATGAAACTGCACATGGGCAAGCCCGCAAGGTCCCGGACAACCATTTTGGGGTCGGGATTTCTGAAAATCGGCACGATGCTGGGCCTGTATCCCGCTACGGCGGATTTGTACGCCGAAGAGGCCGAATTCCCTGGATATCCCTTTCTGATCCGGATGGTCTTTCTTGCTTATGACCGCTATTTAACTTACCTCAAGGCGCGGCGCTTCGCCTCCAATGGCGGGCTGGTCATCTGCGATCGTTATTTCCTCGCTGATCTGCTGACCATGGACGGTCCCAGATGCAAGATGATGGCGAAAGCGTTCAACAGGTCGAACTTTTTCATGAACTGGCTTATAAGGATTGAGGCTTCCTGCTATGAAAAAATGATGTCGCCCGATCTGTTGATCGTTTTAAGGCTGAATCCGGAGATTGCCGTTCAGCGAAAGACGGATGAAACGGCGGTATCCGTTCGTGCCCGGTCCACTTCGATCTGGGAATACGATTGGAGCAAAACATCGGCCTGCGTAGTCGATTCCAGCCGTCCGAAAGAAGAAGTTCTTGCTCAGGTTCAGTCGCTGATCTGGCGTTACCTGTAA
- a CDS encoding acyltransferase, whose amino-acid sequence MTWQNVYIGDDVTVGPNALFLCTRARIRIGSHTMFGPGVTMITGGHRMDVAGRYMNSITNDEKLPENDRDIVLEGDNWIGANATILKGVTIGEGAVVAAGAVVTKNIPAYSIWGGVPAERIGMRFNDETLSIHKELMKKAGFPG is encoded by the coding sequence ATGACCTGGCAGAATGTTTATATTGGCGATGACGTCACTGTCGGTCCCAACGCTCTGTTTCTGTGCACCCGCGCCAGGATAAGAATTGGAAGCCACACCATGTTCGGACCCGGTGTGACGATGATCACCGGCGGCCATCGGATGGATGTTGCGGGACGTTATATGAATTCAATTACCAATGATGAAAAGCTGCCCGAAAATGACAGGGATATCGTTCTTGAAGGAGACAACTGGATCGGAGCGAATGCCACGATTCTGAAAGGGGTAACCATCGGAGAAGGGGCTGTGGTGGCTGCGGGAGCGGTGGTCACTAAGAATATACCGGCATATTCCATCTGGGGCGGCGTTCCGGCTGAACGGATCGGCATGAGATTTAACGACGAAACGCTGTCAATTCATAAAGAGTTGATGAAAAAAGCAGGGTTTCCGGGCTGA
- a CDS encoding acyltransferase, translating into MIKQVFNYILMLLGPMRYARRLGVTIGENCRISTYSWGAEPYLIEIGNHVHVTLGVKFVTHDGAVWVFREKIPDLDVFGKIRIGDNTFIGNNATILPGVTIGRNCIVGAESVVTKSVPDNTVVAGNPAKFVTDTESYLKKIAPLNAKTKLLNREDKKRAVLNLDESSLIFKDPLRRP; encoded by the coding sequence ATGATTAAGCAGGTCTTCAACTATATACTCATGCTTCTCGGTCCGATGCGGTATGCAAGACGGCTGGGTGTAACCATTGGGGAAAATTGCAGAATCAGCACCTACAGCTGGGGAGCTGAACCTTACCTCATCGAGATCGGAAACCATGTTCATGTAACCCTGGGGGTTAAATTTGTCACCCATGATGGAGCCGTATGGGTTTTTCGAGAAAAAATTCCCGATCTGGATGTATTCGGGAAAATCAGGATCGGCGACAATACCTTTATCGGGAACAACGCGACGATCCTGCCGGGGGTGACCATCGGCAGGAATTGCATCGTCGGCGCGGAGAGCGTCGTAACCAAGTCCGTTCCTGACAACACCGTCGTGGCGGGAAATCCGGCTAAATTCGTAACGGATACGGAGAGTTATTTAAAAAAAATTGCTCCCTTGAATGCAAAAACGAAATTATTGAACCGGGAGGACAAAAAAAGAGCCGTTTTGAACCTGGATGAAAGCTCCCTCATCTTTAAAGATCCGTTGCGCCGCCCCTGA
- a CDS encoding pectate lyase family protein, protein MKKIVKWMLMICLVLLPMESFAVVAFPGAEGYGANTIGGRGSSAGPYSFSVYEVTNLNDSGAGSLRAAVQASGPRFVIFKTGGTITLSSTLNVSNPYITIAGQTAPGGGITIKGADFNIATHDVVVRYLTFRRGPGGENHAVSVSKHNSNDVYNIVVDHCSISWGTDECLGQQYRVYNMTASWNMIYEGLNCSTHSKGCHSKGGMFAGRYMNNDATAGGAYNITLHHNLLAHNGDRNPLFDLAGAGQSVNNVTYNAKSRTHSIYDRGEYTRAAYNIIKNYSKAGPHSATKPYTVQVWKYTPNSISFGMYVEGNIDSYRTSDSLAQNLCVESGSRGYLAGSRYSQPSIKETSAAQAYADVIADGGAGNSRMLNADGTWTNRRDAHDARVINDVKNGKASYGDGLINDPSNVGGWLSISAGTGYKDSDRDGMPDAWETAKGLNPNNAADARLDSNGNGYSNLEEFLNGSGSAASSTTYSTTSSQTTSSVPPSSPSGLKVSP, encoded by the coding sequence ATGAAGAAGATCGTGAAATGGATGTTGATGATTTGTCTGGTGCTGCTGCCAATGGAAAGCTTTGCCGTTGTCGCTTTTCCGGGAGCGGAAGGTTATGGAGCAAACACCATCGGAGGGAGAGGGAGCTCTGCGGGTCCTTACTCATTCAGTGTCTATGAAGTAACGAATTTGAACGACAGCGGCGCCGGCAGTCTCAGGGCCGCCGTTCAGGCCAGCGGACCGAGGTTCGTCATTTTCAAAACCGGCGGGACGATCACCCTGTCGTCCACGTTGAACGTATCCAATCCCTACATCACCATCGCCGGACAGACCGCTCCAGGCGGCGGGATTACCATCAAAGGGGCGGATTTCAACATCGCGACTCATGATGTCGTCGTGCGATATCTCACCTTCAGGCGGGGGCCGGGCGGCGAGAATCATGCTGTGTCGGTATCCAAACACAACAGCAATGATGTTTACAATATTGTTGTGGATCATTGTTCGATCAGCTGGGGCACCGACGAATGCCTGGGGCAGCAATACAGGGTTTACAATATGACGGCTTCGTGGAACATGATCTACGAGGGGCTCAACTGCAGCACCCATTCCAAAGGATGCCACAGCAAAGGGGGCATGTTTGCGGGGAGATACATGAACAACGACGCTACTGCCGGCGGTGCTTATAACATCACCCTTCATCACAATCTTCTGGCTCACAACGGAGACAGAAATCCCCTGTTCGATTTAGCCGGCGCCGGACAGAGCGTCAACAACGTCACCTATAACGCGAAGTCCCGCACCCATTCGATTTACGATCGCGGCGAATATACGAGGGCGGCGTATAATATTATCAAGAACTATTCGAAAGCCGGTCCCCACAGCGCGACAAAGCCCTATACCGTTCAAGTCTGGAAATATACGCCGAATTCAATCTCCTTCGGCATGTATGTGGAGGGAAATATCGATTCATACAGAACTTCCGATTCCCTGGCGCAGAATTTATGCGTGGAATCCGGATCGAGAGGATACCTGGCAGGAAGCAGATATTCTCAGCCTTCAATTAAGGAGACGTCGGCCGCGCAGGCCTATGCGGACGTTATTGCCGATGGCGGGGCGGGAAACAGCAGGATGCTCAATGCAGACGGCACCTGGACAAACCGGAGAGACGCCCATGATGCCAGGGTGATCAATGATGTTAAAAATGGAAAGGCTTCATACGGGGACGGCCTGATTAATGATCCCTCGAACGTCGGCGGATGGCTGTCCATTTCAGCAGGTACAGGGTATAAGGATTCAGACCGCGACGGGATGCCTGATGCGTGGGAAACCGCGAAAGGCCTCAATCCCAATAATGCGGCAGATGCGCGTCTGGATTCGAACGGCAACGGATATTCGAATTTAGAGGAATTTTTAAACGGGAGCGGAAGCGCGGCGTCATCAACGACCTATTCAACGACCTCATCGCAGACAACCTCTTCTGTGCCGCCATCTTCCCCCAGCGGTCTGAAAGTTTCGCCGTAA